One window from the genome of Carnobacteriaceae bacterium zg-84 encodes:
- a CDS encoding restriction endonuclease subunit S, with the protein MYIISQYIFFIDDWEQRKLEDFGKSTGGTSIESEFDELGKYKVISIGSYSETNQYTDQGIRANKTKKTENRILNKNNLTMILNDKTASGNIIGRVLLIDSDNSYIFNQRTERIEVYENEYLPEFLYQFLNADNIRGKIICASQGNTQIYVNWTSIRELTYEIPVLKDEQRKIADLFNQLDNLIAFHQRKLNKLKILKKTYLSEMFLDERKRIPKRHFSSFIYAWEQRKFINVFDYLQNNSLSRSELTNKGSVINVHYGDVLIKYGEVLNVNKDELTYILDDSLAKKYQVSYLKNGDVIIADAAEDNTVGKCSEITGLNEQIALSGLHTIPCRSKIEFAKGYLGYYMNSDSFHNQLLPLLQGTKVSSISKSSIKETEIIYPKNLKEQEVIGEYLSNLNHLIALHQRKLEKLKNLKKAYLNELFV; encoded by the coding sequence TTGTATATTATTAGTCAATATATCTTTTTTATTGACGATTGGGAACAACGTAAGTTGGAAGATTTCGGTAAGTCTACTGGAGGGACATCTATTGAGTCTGAATTCGATGAACTTGGCAAATATAAAGTTATAAGTATTGGATCATATTCAGAAACAAACCAATATACCGATCAAGGCATCAGAGCAAACAAAACAAAAAAGACTGAAAATCGTATTTTGAACAAAAATAATTTAACAATGATATTAAATGATAAGACTGCTTCAGGGAACATAATTGGTCGAGTTTTACTGATAGATTCTGATAATTCCTATATTTTTAATCAACGGACTGAAAGAATTGAAGTTTATGAAAATGAATATCTACCAGAATTTTTATATCAATTTTTGAATGCTGATAATATTCGTGGGAAAATTATTTGTGCTTCTCAAGGAAATACACAAATATATGTAAATTGGACTTCTATTAGAGAATTAACTTATGAAATTCCTGTATTGAAAGATGAACAAAGGAAAATTGCAGATTTATTTAATCAACTCGACAACCTCATCGCCTTTCACCAGCGTAAACTTAATAAGTTAAAAATATTAAAAAAGACTTATTTATCAGAAATGTTTCTCGATGAAAGAAAGCGTATACCAAAAAGGCATTTTTCTAGTTTTATTTATGCTTGGGAACAACGTAAGTTCATAAACGTTTTTGATTATTTACAAAATAATTCACTATCACGCTCAGAATTAACAAATAAAGGTTCAGTAATTAATGTACATTATGGAGATGTTCTTATTAAATACGGAGAGGTATTAAATGTAAATAAGGATGAGCTTACTTACATATTAGACGATTCACTTGCCAAGAAATATCAGGTTTCTTATTTGAAAAATGGAGATGTTATTATTGCTGATGCCGCTGAAGATAATACCGTTGGAAAATGTAGTGAAATAACTGGTTTAAATGAACAAATAGCATTGTCAGGACTACATACAATTCCTTGCCGCTCAAAAATAGAATTTGCAAAAGGTTATTTGGGATATTATATGAATTCAGACTCTTTCCACAATCAGTTATTGCCTTTATTGCAAGGAACAAAAGTATCGTCAATTTCAAAGTCTTCGATAAAAGAAACAGAAATAATATATCCTAAAAATCTTAAAGAACAAGAGGTAATTGGAGAGTATTTATCCAACTTGAACCACCTCATCGCCCTTCATCAGCGTAAATTAGAAAAGTTAAAAAATTTAAAAAAAGCTTATTTAAACGAGCTATTTGTTTGA
- the lpdA gene encoding dihydrolipoyl dehydrogenase, which produces MVVGDFAIELDTVVIGAGPGGYVAAIRAAQMGQKVTVIEKGNLGGVCLNVGCIPSKALIAAGHRYQEAQHSDIFGVTAENVKIDFTKTQEWKDNQVVNKLTSGIGMLLKKNKVDVVYGEAFLVDSNTLRVVTEESAQTYTFNNMILATGSRPIEIKGFKFGKRVIDSTGALNLKEIPKKFVVIGGGVIGSELGGAYANLGSEVTILEGSPSILPSFDADMVKLVEASFAKKGVKVVTKAMAKEAIDNGDSVTVKYEVDGKQEEVTADYVMVCVGRRPNTDDELGLSAAGVNTTERGLVIVDEQCRTSQPNIYAIGDITAGPALAHKASYEAKIAAEAISGKAVAVDYKAIPAVSFTDPELATVGLTEKEAKEKGLSVKAVKFPLAGNGRALSLNATEGFVRLVVTKEDEVIVGAQVAGISASDIIAELGLAIESGMNAEDIALTIHSHPSLSETVMDAAEMALGLPIHA; this is translated from the coding sequence ATGGTAGTAGGAGATTTCGCCATTGAGCTAGATACAGTCGTTATCGGTGCTGGACCTGGTGGATATGTTGCTGCAATTCGTGCAGCACAAATGGGACAAAAAGTTACTGTTATTGAAAAAGGTAATTTAGGTGGCGTTTGTTTAAACGTTGGTTGTATTCCATCTAAAGCATTGATTGCTGCTGGACATCGTTATCAAGAAGCTCAACACTCAGATATTTTTGGTGTAACTGCTGAAAATGTTAAAATTGATTTTACAAAAACACAAGAATGGAAAGACAATCAAGTTGTCAATAAATTGACATCTGGAATTGGCATGCTTTTGAAAAAAAATAAAGTTGATGTTGTTTATGGAGAAGCATTCTTAGTTGATTCAAACACACTACGTGTTGTTACAGAAGAATCTGCTCAAACATACACATTTAACAATATGATTTTAGCTACTGGTAGCCGTCCAATCGAAATTAAAGGTTTTAAATTCGGTAAACGTGTCATTGACTCTACTGGTGCATTAAATTTAAAAGAAATTCCTAAAAAATTCGTTGTTATCGGTGGAGGTGTCATCGGTTCAGAATTAGGTGGTGCTTATGCCAACTTAGGTTCAGAAGTAACTATTTTAGAAGGTTCACCAAGTATTTTACCGTCATTTGATGCAGATATGGTTAAATTAGTAGAAGCATCATTTGCGAAAAAAGGTGTTAAAGTTGTGACAAAAGCAATGGCTAAAGAGGCTATTGATAATGGTGACAGTGTTACTGTAAAATACGAAGTCGACGGTAAACAAGAAGAAGTAACTGCTGACTATGTAATGGTTTGTGTAGGTCGTCGCCCAAATACAGATGATGAGTTAGGCTTATCAGCAGCAGGCGTTAATACAACAGAGCGTGGTTTAGTTATTGTTGATGAACAATGCCGTACATCACAACCAAACATCTATGCGATTGGTGATATTACAGCAGGCCCTGCTTTAGCACATAAAGCAAGTTATGAAGCAAAAATTGCAGCAGAAGCTATTTCAGGAAAAGCGGTAGCCGTTGACTACAAAGCGATTCCAGCTGTAAGCTTTACAGACCCAGAATTAGCAACAGTTGGTTTAACAGAAAAAGAAGCAAAAGAAAAAGGCTTATCTGTTAAAGCTGTTAAATTCCCATTAGCAGGAAATGGTCGTGCATTATCACTAAATGCAACAGAAGGTTTTGTACGCTTAGTTGTGACAAAAGAAGATGAAGTGATTGTGGGTGCTCAAGTAGCAGGTATCAGCGCTTCAGATATTATCGCAGAATTAGGCTTAGCAATCGAATCAGGTATGAATGCCGAAGATATTGCATTAACAATCCACTCACATCCATCACTATCAGAAACAGTTATGGATGCAGCAGAAATGGCATTAGGCCTACCAATTCATGCTTAA
- a CDS encoding 2-oxo acid dehydrogenase subunit E2: MAFQFKLPDIGEGIHEGEIVKWHIAVGDTINEDDTLLEVQNDKSVEEIPSPVTGKVLTILVEEGFVATVGQVLVEIEAEGHEGGETASAPVEAAPAPEAPKSQEQVKPSAPTGAPSKNVLAMPSVRQHARELGVDITLVTPSGKGGRVTKPDVDAFAQGGTVSAPVQETVVEVAPVQEVNQPVQVAQAAPAPYVSQTPEAETREKLTPIRKAISKAMVNSKHTAPHVTLFDQVEVTKLWNHRKKFKDVAASQDVKLTFLPYVVKALVATVRKYPVLNASIDDAAQEIVYKNYYNVGIATDTDHGLYVPTIKNADAKGMFAIANEINSKAALAHAGQLKPADMSNGTITISNIGSVGGMWFTPIINYPEVAILGVGTIATEPVVNADGELAVGRMMKLSLSFDHRIVDGATAQKAMNEIKRLLADPELMLMEG, translated from the coding sequence ATGGCATTCCAATTTAAATTACCAGATATTGGTGAAGGTATTCATGAAGGTGAGATTGTGAAATGGCATATTGCTGTTGGCGATACAATCAACGAAGATGACACCTTATTAGAAGTACAAAATGATAAATCAGTTGAAGAAATTCCTTCTCCTGTAACAGGGAAAGTATTAACTATTTTAGTTGAAGAAGGTTTTGTTGCAACTGTTGGACAAGTTTTAGTTGAAATTGAAGCAGAGGGACATGAAGGTGGCGAAACAGCATCAGCACCGGTTGAAGCAGCACCTGCTCCAGAAGCACCAAAATCACAAGAACAAGTAAAACCATCAGCTCCAACTGGTGCTCCAAGTAAAAATGTATTAGCAATGCCATCTGTACGTCAGCATGCACGTGAGTTAGGTGTAGATATTACATTAGTAACACCAAGTGGAAAAGGTGGACGTGTTACAAAACCAGACGTAGATGCCTTTGCACAAGGTGGAACAGTATCAGCTCCAGTACAAGAAACAGTAGTAGAAGTAGCACCAGTGCAAGAAGTTAACCAACCAGTACAAGTGGCTCAAGCAGCACCTGCTCCTTATGTATCACAAACACCTGAAGCAGAAACTCGTGAAAAATTAACACCAATCCGTAAAGCTATTTCTAAAGCAATGGTTAATAGTAAACATACAGCACCGCATGTAACATTATTTGACCAAGTAGAAGTAACAAAATTATGGAATCATCGTAAAAAATTCAAAGACGTTGCAGCTAGCCAAGATGTTAAATTAACATTCTTACCATACGTTGTGAAAGCATTGGTTGCAACTGTACGCAAATATCCGGTATTAAATGCTTCTATTGATGATGCAGCTCAAGAAATTGTGTACAAAAACTACTACAATGTAGGTATTGCCACAGATACTGATCATGGTTTATATGTACCAACAATTAAAAACGCTGATGCAAAAGGTATGTTTGCTATTGCGAATGAAATTAATAGTAAAGCAGCTTTAGCCCATGCAGGACAATTAAAACCAGCTGATATGTCAAATGGTACAATTACAATTAGTAATATTGGTTCAGTAGGCGGCATGTGGTTTACTCCAATTATTAACTATCCAGAAGTTGCTATTTTGGGTGTTGGTACAATCGCGACAGAGCCAGTTGTAAATGCAGATGGCGAATTAGCTGTTGGTCGTATGATGAAATTATCATTAAGTTTTGATCATCGTATCGTTGATGGAGCAACTGCTCAAAAAGCGATGAATGAAATCAAACGTTTATTAGCAGATCCAGAATTAATGTTAATGGAAGGCTAA
- a CDS encoding alpha-ketoacid dehydrogenase subunit beta gives MAQKTMIQAITDALAHELERDPNVLIFGEDVGKNGGVFRATQDLQDKFGEDRVFNTPLAESGIGGLAIGLALEGYRPVPEIQFLGFIFEVMDSVVAQAARTRYRMSGTRTMPITFRAPFGGGVHTPELHSDNLEGLLAQSPGIKVVIPSNPYDAKGLMIASIRDNDPVIFLEHMKLYRSFREEVPDEEYIVPIGKASVPVEGTDVSVITYGAMVREAMKVAEKLAKENISVEVVDLRTVSPLDLDTILASVKKTGRVVVVQEAQRQAGIGAMVMAEIAERAVLHLEAPIGRVAAPDTIFPFGQAEHDWLPNANDIEEKVREVYNF, from the coding sequence ATGGCACAAAAAACAATGATTCAAGCGATTACGGACGCTTTAGCACATGAATTAGAACGTGATCCAAATGTATTGATTTTTGGGGAAGACGTTGGTAAAAACGGTGGGGTTTTCCGTGCTACTCAAGATTTACAAGATAAATTTGGAGAAGACCGTGTTTTCAATACACCATTAGCAGAATCAGGTATTGGTGGTTTAGCCATTGGTTTAGCATTAGAAGGATACCGTCCAGTTCCTGAAATTCAATTTTTAGGTTTTATTTTTGAAGTAATGGATTCAGTTGTAGCACAAGCGGCACGTACACGTTACCGTATGAGTGGTACACGTACAATGCCAATTACTTTCCGTGCACCTTTTGGTGGTGGTGTGCATACACCAGAATTACACTCTGATAATTTAGAAGGATTATTAGCACAATCTCCAGGGATTAAAGTTGTTATTCCAAGTAATCCGTATGATGCAAAAGGATTGATGATTGCTTCAATTCGCGATAACGATCCAGTTATTTTCTTAGAACACATGAAATTATACCGCTCATTCCGTGAGGAAGTACCAGATGAAGAATACATCGTACCAATCGGTAAAGCATCTGTTCCAGTTGAAGGAACTGATGTGTCTGTTATTACATACGGTGCAATGGTACGTGAAGCAATGAAAGTAGCAGAAAAATTAGCAAAAGAAAATATTTCTGTTGAAGTTGTAGACTTACGTACAGTATCTCCATTGGACTTAGACACAATCTTAGCATCAGTTAAGAAAACAGGACGTGTTGTTGTTGTTCAAGAAGCACAACGTCAAGCAGGTATTGGTGCAATGGTTATGGCTGAAATTGCAGAGCGTGCTGTTCTACATTTAGAAGCGCCAATTGGTCGTGTGGCAGCTCCAGATACAATTTTCCCATTTGGTCAAGCAGAGCATGATTGGTTACCAAATGCGAACGATATTGAAGAAAAAGTAAGAGAAGTTTATAATTTCTAA
- the pdhA gene encoding pyruvate dehydrogenase (acetyl-transferring) E1 component subunit alpha, whose amino-acid sequence MVAKKAKFSVESLFDTNNTDFSMVQVLDEEGKVVNPDLLPDLSDDELVGLMTDMVWSRILHERSTALNRQGRLGFYAPTAGQEASQLGSIAAIEKEDVLLPGYRDVPQLIKHGLPLHQAFLWSRGHAAGNVYPETLKALPPQIIIGAQYVQAAGVALGLKMRGKQAVAVTYTGDGGSSQGDFYEGINYAGAYNAPAIFFIQNNGWAISTPRSLQTKATTLAQKAVAAGIPGIQVDGMDILAVYAITKKAREYAVAGNGPVLIETICYRFGPHTLSGDDPTRYQPEGVQDEWQKKDPLIRFRKYLEAKGLWSKEKEDEVIEATKEEIKEAVKLADQEPKQKVSDFLRNMFETPTRDIQEQIEKFEAKENK is encoded by the coding sequence ATGGTAGCAAAAAAAGCAAAATTTAGTGTTGAATCATTGTTTGATACAAATAATACTGATTTTTCTATGGTACAAGTTTTAGATGAAGAAGGAAAAGTTGTAAATCCTGATTTATTACCTGATTTATCAGATGACGAATTAGTAGGATTGATGACAGATATGGTATGGTCACGTATTTTACATGAGCGTTCAACAGCATTGAATAGACAAGGACGTTTAGGATTTTATGCACCAACTGCAGGTCAAGAAGCAAGTCAATTAGGAAGTATTGCTGCGATTGAAAAAGAAGACGTATTATTACCTGGATACCGTGATGTACCACAGTTGATTAAACATGGTTTACCTTTACATCAAGCATTCTTATGGTCAAGAGGTCACGCAGCAGGAAATGTGTACCCAGAAACATTAAAAGCATTACCACCACAAATTATTATTGGTGCGCAATATGTACAAGCTGCAGGTGTCGCTTTAGGTTTAAAAATGCGTGGTAAACAAGCTGTTGCTGTTACATATACAGGAGATGGAGGTTCTTCACAAGGTGACTTCTATGAAGGAATTAACTATGCTGGAGCATACAATGCACCTGCTATCTTCTTTATCCAAAATAATGGTTGGGCAATTTCAACACCACGTTCTTTACAAACAAAAGCAACAACATTAGCACAAAAAGCTGTTGCAGCAGGTATTCCAGGTATCCAAGTTGACGGAATGGATATTTTAGCTGTATATGCTATTACGAAAAAAGCACGTGAATATGCAGTAGCAGGAAATGGTCCAGTATTGATTGAAACAATTTGTTATCGTTTTGGTCCACACACTTTATCAGGAGATGATCCAACACGTTATCAACCAGAAGGTGTTCAAGATGAGTGGCAAAAGAAAGATCCACTTATCCGCTTCCGCAAATATTTAGAAGCAAAAGGATTATGGTCTAAAGAAAAAGAAGACGAAGTTATCGAAGCAACAAAAGAAGAAATTAAAGAAGCTGTTAAATTGGCAGATCAAGAGCCTAAACAAAAAGTTTCTGATTTCTTGAGAAATATGTTTGAAACACCAACAAGAGATATTCAAGAACAAATTGAAAAATTTGAAGCAAAGGAGAATAAATAA
- a CDS encoding DUF4131 domain-containing protein: MYGGVFWFIFAIWWVRLLCFRHKQVLYLSFITVLIFAYISIHHQHKHSSLFANQTHYSVTLFANTVRVNGDTVTAKGVIQQEKIYLKIKAKTQKEAMFWLDLTDDIVIEATGTLETLPSARNPYQFDMAKYMKEQYSIFWSFNIKAYHLISRHFNIERFIQKQLEEYLPNPLRAFLNASLFKDVERDILEPFQESGMLFLVLLSGVHIQYILICLKKYLYKCGFTRETVQLLMMICSVFACLSQVTLGIKRAFLNEAITKSRLDTLSGFMLITIFINPYSVFTLAFQLGFGIPVLYQIYPHQKMLNFLFSIPFMSAHYFGVFLFPFLLPRKWFSITMLWIWLMSLIPVLLDPLNTCVSLLLACVQWISRQPFVFFVTGRLFDIQYVALGICLILYTKVKKKYLVYVLMICILFVQLPKEQVTVLDVGQGSSLLLQTDGQTVLIDTGGDVLFRPKQKWKEKKRQSLAQRTLIPTLKALGISKINTVFITHQDKDHCGALEELREKIPVEKIVFGKGATIRGTDSVVAPKTFDVGHATIQLLYPFEEGIGNNDHSLVFLMTFNKKKWLLMGDASQKVEHSLLSMYPYLQADILVVGHHGSKTSSSKAFIEHIRPSVSIISCGVNNRFGHPHQEVLDRLEKTLIYRTDKQGAIMYKEEKQGFEIMVHDTTE, encoded by the coding sequence TTGTATGGAGGTGTATTTTGGTTTATTTTTGCGATATGGTGGGTTAGGTTATTGTGTTTTAGACATAAACAAGTATTATATCTATCTTTCATTACTGTACTTATTTTTGCATATATTTCTATACACCATCAACATAAACATAGTTCTCTTTTTGCAAATCAAACACACTATTCAGTAACATTATTTGCCAATACAGTGCGTGTGAATGGAGATACTGTGACAGCTAAAGGTGTTATTCAACAAGAGAAAATTTATTTAAAAATAAAAGCTAAAACACAAAAAGAGGCTATGTTTTGGCTGGATTTAACAGATGATATTGTGATAGAGGCAACAGGTACCTTAGAAACACTGCCATCAGCTCGTAATCCATATCAGTTTGATATGGCAAAATATATGAAAGAACAGTATTCTATTTTTTGGTCTTTCAATATCAAGGCGTATCATCTCATATCTCGTCACTTTAATATCGAAAGATTTATACAAAAACAATTAGAAGAGTATCTTCCCAATCCTTTACGAGCGTTTTTAAATGCTAGTTTATTTAAAGATGTGGAGCGTGATATTCTGGAACCCTTTCAAGAAAGTGGAATGTTATTTTTAGTATTATTATCAGGCGTACACATTCAATATATACTGATATGTCTGAAAAAATATCTTTATAAATGTGGTTTTACACGAGAAACGGTTCAATTATTGATGATGATTTGTAGTGTTTTCGCTTGTTTAAGTCAAGTGACACTCGGTATCAAGCGTGCTTTTTTAAATGAAGCAATCACAAAATCTCGTTTAGATACTCTATCGGGTTTTATGCTTATAACGATATTTATTAATCCTTACAGCGTTTTTACACTCGCTTTCCAATTAGGATTTGGTATCCCCGTTTTGTATCAAATATATCCCCATCAAAAGATGCTCAATTTCCTTTTTTCTATTCCTTTCATGAGTGCGCACTATTTTGGTGTTTTTCTATTTCCGTTCCTTTTACCTAGAAAATGGTTCAGCATCACAATGTTATGGATATGGCTAATGTCTTTAATTCCTGTATTGCTTGATCCTTTAAATACTTGTGTTAGTCTGCTATTAGCATGTGTACAATGGATAAGCCGACAACCGTTCGTATTTTTTGTGACAGGACGCCTATTCGATATACAGTATGTGGCTTTAGGTATTTGTCTTATTTTGTATACAAAAGTTAAGAAAAAGTATCTCGTTTATGTACTGATGATATGTATTTTATTTGTGCAGCTACCAAAAGAGCAAGTAACAGTACTTGATGTAGGACAAGGGAGTAGTTTATTACTTCAAACAGATGGTCAAACAGTTCTGATTGATACAGGAGGAGATGTTTTATTTCGTCCTAAACAAAAATGGAAAGAGAAAAAAAGACAATCACTAGCCCAGCGAACATTGATACCAACATTAAAAGCTTTAGGTATCTCAAAAATAAATACTGTATTTATCACGCATCAAGATAAAGATCATTGCGGTGCATTAGAAGAATTAAGAGAAAAAATACCTGTTGAGAAAATTGTGTTTGGAAAAGGAGCAACTATTCGAGGAACGGATAGTGTTGTTGCTCCAAAAACATTTGATGTAGGACATGCAACGATACAGTTACTTTACCCATTTGAAGAGGGGATAGGAAACAATGACCATTCTTTAGTTTTTTTAATGACATTCAATAAGAAAAAGTGGTTGTTGATGGGGGATGCAAGTCAAAAAGTAGAGCATTCATTGTTAAGTATGTACCCATATTTACAAGCAGATATTTTAGTCGTTGGGCATCACGGGAGTAAAACATCAAGTAGTAAAGCATTTATCGAGCATATTAGACCAAGTGTCAGTATTATCTCGTGCGGAGTGAATAATCGCTTTGGTCACCCTCATCAAGAGGTACTTGACAGATTAGAAAAAACATTGATTTATCGAACAGATAAACAAGGGGCAATTATGTATAAAGAAGAAAAGCAAGGGTTTGAAATAATGGTACACGATACGACAGAATGA